The DNA sequence TGGTGCTCCCTCACGCTGTCGGGTACGGCTTCCCCGGCATCAACATCCGGTCGTACAGGTCGGACACGTCGTACACGTACTTCGGACACGTCGTACACGTACTGTCGAGTCTCTCCGGTACCGCCCGGCACGGGCGTCACCGGGGCGTCACAGACTCGTTCCAGGAGCTTGTGCCACGTCACAGCGTTCTCATGCCTGGCGCCAAGATCAATCGCGTGGGAGGGAGGCGTGCGGGCATGCGAACTGACATGCACGCGCAGCACGGGCGGTCCGAGCCCGGGCCGGAGATCTGGATCCGCGGGCCGGTGGCCCTGCCCGAGGAGCCCCCGCCCTCCCCGGCCGCCGTCACGCCCCGGCGCTTCTCCTGGGTCGGCGTGCACGGCGGAGCGGGTGCCTCCACTCTCGCCGCGGTGTACGGCGGCCACGACTGCGGACGTAGCTGGCCCGGGCCCGCCGATCCCCCGTCGGTGCTGCTCGTGGCCCGCACGCATGCGGCCGGGCTGGCCGCTGCCCTGGGTGCCCTGGAGGTCTTTCGACGCGGGGAGGCTCCGCACGGGCTCGATCTCGATGCCGTCATCCTCGTCGCGGACGCGCCGGGCCGACTGCCACGACCGCTCGCCGAGCGCGTCAAGGTGATCGAGTCGGTCATCGACGTGTACCGGGTGCCGTGGGTGGCTGCCTGGCGGCTCGGCGAACTGAGCGGACAGGTGCCACGGGAGGCGGCGGCGTTGGCTCGGTTGACGGGGCGTTTTCGCTGAGGCCGACGGGGCGCTCTCGCTGAGGTCGACGGTTCAGGTGACGGGGCACTCTCGCTGAGGCCGGCGGGGCGCCTTCGCAGGGGCCGGCGGTTCAGGTCGGGGGCTCGGTCGGCCGGGCGTCTGGGGCGCAGGTCGGCCGGGCGGCCCGTGGCTCAGGCCGGGCGGGCGGCCGGTGGCTCAGGCCGGCTGGGAGCAGCAGCCCTGCGAGGGCCTCGCGGAGAATCACCCCATGATGCCCACCTCCGGCCCAGACCCTGATCCCGCATCCGCATCCGCCCTCGGTCCCCGTCCCCGTCCCGGTCCCGGTCCCGGTACGAGTCCCGCCGCTGCCGCCCTGTCGGCCGTGGAGATCGCCTCGGCCGTACGCTCGCGCACCCTCCACGCCGTCGACGTCGTCGCGGAGACCCTCGAAAGGATCGAGCGGGCCGACCCCGCCCTCTCCGCCTTCATCGAGGTGTGGGGCGAGGACGCGCTCCGGCGGGCCGGCGAGGTGGACGCGCGGGTCGTGGCGGGTGAGCGGCTGCCACTGGCCGGAGTGCCGATCGGGGTGAAGGGGCGGCGGGGAATGCGGACAGCGGGCCCCCTGCTCGCGGCGGGGTGTGTGCCGGTCGGGGCGACGTCGGTCCCGGGGCCGGGAACCCCGTGGCAGACCTGGGGACTTGGCCGTTACGGCCGTACCGTCAACCCTTGGCGCCACGACCGTACGCCGGGCGGCTCCTCGGCCGGGTCCGCGGCGGCGGTGGCGGCGGGGCTGGTCCCCCTCGCGACCGGGAGCGACGGGGCCGGGTCGGTGCGGATTCCGGCGGCGTGGTGCGGGGTCGTCGGGCTCAAGGCCGACAACGGGCGGCTGCCGTCGACCGATCGCACGGGGCTCATGGCGCCGGGAGTGCTCGCGCGGTGCGTGGCGGATGCGGCGGCGTACTGGAGTGTGGTGTCGGGGGAAGAGGCGGACGCGGACAGGCCACCCGGTTCCGGTGGGTACGACAGCCTCGCCGGTCCAGCCGGCCCCGCCCCGCACAACAGGGCCCACCAACCCGACGTCCCGACCGCCGTGTGGTCACCCGACCTCGGCTTCGACGCCCCCGACCCGGACGTGGTCGCCGTTGCCCACGCCGCAGCCGTACGGCTGGCCGAGGCCGGGGCCGTGCGGCTCATACACCCGCGAACTCCTCTCCGCCTCGACGACCCGGCCCCGGCGTGGCTCGCCCTGCGGTCCCCGGACGCCGCACCCGCACCCGCACCCGCCTCAGCCCCAGCCCCAGCCCCAGCCGACCCGGATATCCACCGGATTCGGGCCGCCAACGACAACCGCCTGGCCGACCTCTTCACCGAAACCCGGCTGCTGTTGACGCCGACCGCCCCCACCCCGCCGCACGGCCACGCCGGTCCCGGCGACCGGTATTCCACCGCGCTCACCTGGGCGTTCAACTTGAGCGGGCATCCGGCGATCAGCATCCCGGCGGGGTTCGGGCCGGACGGGTGTCCGTTCGGGCTCCAGTTGGTGGCGGCGCACGGCGCGGAGTCGCTGTTGCTCGCAGTGGCAGGGGTGGCCGAGAGGCATATCGGACCTTGGCCAACCGTCAGCGGCATCTGAATGCGTGTGCATATAATGCACAGGCGATTAGTTGTCGTACGCCCACCATGGCCTGATGACGGGCCGACCGTTTGGGGGACCCATGACCCGCCGTTTCCTGTTCGTCCTCGGCAGCAGCCGCTCCGACGGCAACACCGAGTTGCTGGCCCGCCGGGCCGCCGAGCAGTTGCCCGAGGGTGTCGAGCAGCAGTGGATCGACCTGGCCGCACACCCGCTGCCCGACTTCGAGGATCTGCGGCACGACAGCGACCATGTGCGCCCCACGCAGGGGAACGTGGCGCTGCTGCTCGACGCCACCCTCGCGGCCACCGACATCGTGATCGCCTCGCCCCTGTACTGGTACTCGGTGTCCGCCCCCGTCAAGCGCTACCTCGACTACTGGTCGGGGTGGCTGCGCACACCCGGGATCGACTTCAAGGCGACCATGGCCGGGCGCACCCTGTGGGGCGTCACCGCGCTCGCGCACGAGGAGCAGGAGGTCGCCGACCCGCTCGTCGGGACGCTCAGCAACTCCGCCGCGTACATGCGGATGCGCTTCGGCGGGGTGCTGCTCGGCAACGGCAGCAAGCCCGGTGACGTGCTGAACGACGCCGAGGCCCTGACCCGCGCAAAGACCTTCTTCGCGCAGGAGGCACCGCTCGCACGGTTCCCGTACGAAGCGGAGTGACGCCTACCGAAGCCGGTGCGACGTCTGCCGAAGTCGGTGTGACTGCTGCCGAAACCGGTGTCACGTTCACCGAAGCCGGTGCGACTGCTGCGGAAGCCGGTGTGCCGTCTACCGAAGCCGGTGCGACTGCTGCGGAAGCCGCAGTGGCTGCCACCGAAACGGAGTGACTCCTACGCGGTGACGTCCTTCGCCGTGAACCTCGCCCATGCCGCCGAGCCGAACACCGCCGCGTACAGGGCCTGGATCCCCAGGTTCTTGACCAGCTCTTCCCAGTACACGGGTTCGCGCATGAGGTCGGCGAAGGACAGCCAGTAGTGGGAGAAGAAGTACGGCTGGATCGCGTGGAGCTGCGGGATCTGGTCGAGGATCTGGACGGTGATCAGCAGGCCGACCGTCGTCGCCATCGCCGCGATGCCGCTGCTGGTCAGCGTCGAGACGAACAGCCCGAGCGCCGCCACACCTATCAGGGACGCGGCGACGACCAGGGCGATCAGCAGGGCACGGCTCAGCCCCTCCGCGAAGCTGATCTGCGTGCCGGAGATCGTCGTCAGATCACCCAGCGGGAAGAGCAACGCCCCGACCGTGAGCGCCGAGACGGCGACCACGAGGGTGGCCACCAGGCAGAAGACCATCGTGGTGGCGTACTTGGTGAGGAGCAGCCGGGTGCGGCCGGCGGGGGCGACCAGGAGGTAGCGGAGGGTGCCCGCGTTCGCCTCGCCGGCTATCGCGTCGCCCGCGATGACGCCGATCGCCATGGGCAGGAAGAACGGGAGCGTCGCGGCCAGCGCGGTGAAGACCAGGAACAGGCCGTTGTTGGTGATCTGCGAGATGAACGCCGGCCCGCCGCCTTGCGGGCCACCGCCTCCCGTCGCCCCGTCGCCGCTCGTCTCGATCTTCACGGCGATCCCGACCAGAATCGGCACCGCCGCCAGGACGGCGAGCAGCGCGAGGGTGCGCCAGCGCCGGAACGTGGTGAGCAGTTCGCTGCGGAGGAGACCGAAGGTCCACAGCGGACTGACCTTGCGAGCGCCCGCGACCTCGCCGCCCGGCAGCATCTTCGCTTCAGCCTGCGACATCGAACCCCTCCCCCGTGAGCGCCACGAACGCGTCCTCCAGGGAGGCCCGTTCGACGCCGAAGCCCCGCACGCGGACTCCGGCCGACACCAACGCCGCGTTGACGTCGGCGAGGTCCCGGTTCGGAGCTTCTGCGGTCACCCGGTCGTCGGTGATGACGACGTCACCGGCGCCCTGCTCCTTCAGCACCCGGGCCGCGTCCCCGGTGTCGGGCGTGGTCACGACGAGCCGGCCGCGCGTCCCGGCCGCCAGCTCCGCGACCGCGCCCTGGGTGATCAGCCGGCCCTGGGCCATCACGGCCGCGTGCGTGCAGACCTGCTCGATCTCGTCGAGGAGGTGGGAGGAGAGGAAAACGGTCGTACCCTCTGAGGCCAACTCCCGGATCAGGGAGCGGATTTCGCGCATCCCTTGCGGATCGAGGCCGTTGGTCGGCTCGTCGAGGACGAGGAGTCTGCGCGGCTGGAGCAGCGCGGCCGCGAGGCCCAGCCGCTGCTTCATGCCGAGTGAGTACGCCTTGGCCTTCTTGCCGGACGCGGCTGCGAGGCCCACCCGGTCCAGCGCGGCCGCGACACGTGTGCGCCGGGTGCGCGGATCGGCGGTCGGGTCGGCGGCGTCGTACCGGATGAGGTTGTCGCGGCCGGAGAGGAAGCCGTACAGGGCGGGTCCCTCGATGAGGGCGCCGACGTGCGGCAGTACCGCGCGCGAGGACCGGGGCATGGGCTGCCCGAGCACGCGCGCGGTACCGGAGGTGGGCTGGATGAGGCCCATCAGCATGCGGATGGTGGTGGTCTTGCCCGAGCCGTTCGGTCCGAGGAAGCCGAAGACGCTGCCCGCCGGGACGGTCAGATCGAGACCGTCCACAGCGAGCTGCCCGCCGCGGTAGCGCTTGGTGAGCGCGCGGGTGGCGATCACCGTGTCGATGTCGTCGACCGGAGCCGAAGGGTCGGCTCCACCGGCCTGGCCGACCGAGCCGACCGGGCCGACGCGATCGGCGGCCTTGTCGACCTCGTCGCCCTCCGCGGCGGGCAGTTCCTCCATAAGCTCCCTTGGCTCCTCCGGCACCTCGTTCGGCACCTCGTTGCGTGACGCGCGGCGGCGCATGACGCGCGATGGCGCGGGATGGCGCGTGTACGCCGCCCACGCCGCTCCGGCTGGGGCCTACTTCCCCGAGTCGGCCGCCTTCACGAGCGCGTCCTTGTCGACCGCACCCACATAGACCTTGCCGTCGTCCGTGATCAGGGCGTTGATCAGGCGGGTCTTGAAGACCGTGCCCGAGCCGAACTTGCCGGTGACCTTGTCGCCCAGGGAGTCGAGGAAGCCGCCCATGTCGCCGCCGACCTCGGCGCCGGAGGGGACGCCCTCGCCGCCGTTGTCGAAGACTGCCACGGAGTTCCAGCCCTCGCCGATGACCTCGGGACCCTCGTCGGACGCCTTGCCGAGCTTGTCCTCGGACTTCAGGCCGCCGAGTTCCTTGTCGAGCTCCTTGCGCAGCTCGTCCTCGGACTTGGGGCCGCGGTGCTCGCCGGCCTTGCCCTCCAGCTCGCCT is a window from the Streptomyces sp. NBC_00299 genome containing:
- a CDS encoding ABC transporter permease — its product is MSQAEAKMLPGGEVAGARKVSPLWTFGLLRSELLTTFRRWRTLALLAVLAAVPILVGIAVKIETSGDGATGGGGPQGGGPAFISQITNNGLFLVFTALAATLPFFLPMAIGVIAGDAIAGEANAGTLRYLLVAPAGRTRLLLTKYATTMVFCLVATLVVAVSALTVGALLFPLGDLTTISGTQISFAEGLSRALLIALVVAASLIGVAALGLFVSTLTSSGIAAMATTVGLLITVQILDQIPQLHAIQPYFFSHYWLSFADLMREPVYWEELVKNLGIQALYAAVFGSAAWARFTAKDVTA
- a CDS encoding amidase, with amino-acid sequence MEIASAVRSRTLHAVDVVAETLERIERADPALSAFIEVWGEDALRRAGEVDARVVAGERLPLAGVPIGVKGRRGMRTAGPLLAAGCVPVGATSVPGPGTPWQTWGLGRYGRTVNPWRHDRTPGGSSAGSAAAVAAGLVPLATGSDGAGSVRIPAAWCGVVGLKADNGRLPSTDRTGLMAPGVLARCVADAAAYWSVVSGEEADADRPPGSGGYDSLAGPAGPAPHNRAHQPDVPTAVWSPDLGFDAPDPDVVAVAHAAAVRLAEAGAVRLIHPRTPLRLDDPAPAWLALRSPDAAPAPAPASAPAPAPADPDIHRIRAANDNRLADLFTETRLLLTPTAPTPPHGHAGPGDRYSTALTWAFNLSGHPAISIPAGFGPDGCPFGLQLVAAHGAESLLLAVAGVAERHIGPWPTVSGI
- a CDS encoding flavodoxin family protein, which gives rise to MTRRFLFVLGSSRSDGNTELLARRAAEQLPEGVEQQWIDLAAHPLPDFEDLRHDSDHVRPTQGNVALLLDATLAATDIVIASPLYWYSVSAPVKRYLDYWSGWLRTPGIDFKATMAGRTLWGVTALAHEEQEVADPLVGTLSNSAAYMRMRFGGVLLGNGSKPGDVLNDAEALTRAKTFFAQEAPLARFPYEAE
- a CDS encoding ABC transporter ATP-binding protein, which gives rise to MEELPAAEGDEVDKAADRVGPVGSVGQAGGADPSAPVDDIDTVIATRALTKRYRGGQLAVDGLDLTVPAGSVFGFLGPNGSGKTTTIRMLMGLIQPTSGTARVLGQPMPRSSRAVLPHVGALIEGPALYGFLSGRDNLIRYDAADPTADPRTRRTRVAAALDRVGLAAASGKKAKAYSLGMKQRLGLAAALLQPRRLLVLDEPTNGLDPQGMREIRSLIRELASEGTTVFLSSHLLDEIEQVCTHAAVMAQGRLITQGAVAELAAGTRGRLVVTTPDTGDAARVLKEQGAGDVVITDDRVTAEAPNRDLADVNAALVSAGVRVRGFGVERASLEDAFVALTGEGFDVAG
- a CDS encoding DUF6668 family protein, translating into MRTDMHAQHGRSEPGPEIWIRGPVALPEEPPPSPAAVTPRRFSWVGVHGGAGASTLAAVYGGHDCGRSWPGPADPPSVLLVARTHAAGLAAALGALEVFRRGEAPHGLDLDAVILVADAPGRLPRPLAERVKVIESVIDVYRVPWVAAWRLGELSGQVPREAAALARLTGRFR